AGACGTTGCGGAGCGGGAAGCTTCCATCGCGGAGCGGCCAAACTCTTCCATATGCCGGAAGATGTTTTCGTGCACCACTACCGCATCGTCGATGACGATCCCAATCGCCAGAATCAGCCCCAGCATGGTGATGTTGTTGAGCGTGTAACCCATCGCCATCATGAAGGCGAAAGTGGGAAGCATCGAGGCGGGAATCGCGATGGTCGCGATAATCGTCGTCCGCCAGTCGCGAATGAAGAGCAGAATCGTCAGGCTCACCAATACCGCGGCGAGTACCAGGTGGAACTTCACTTCTTCAATACTGCTCTCGATGAATCGCGATTGATCGCGAATCACCGCCCATTGGATGTCGGCGGGGAGCGACGAACTGATTTCCTTAAGCCGTTCCTTGATGCGGTGCACGACCGCGACCGTGTTCTGCCCCGACTGCTTTTGCACCACCAGACTGACTGCTGAATTGCCATCGAGCCGACTAAGGCCGCGGGGCTCTTCGAACGAATCTTCAACGCGGCCAATGTCCTTCAGCCGCACGGGGTAGTCGTTGCGATCGGCGACGATCAGATTCGCGAAGTCGGCGACCTTTTCAATTCGCCCCATCGTTCGCAGCACCAGTTCCGAAGCACCTTGATCGACTCGGCCACCGGGAACTTCGAGGTTCTGCCGCAGTAGTGCCTGGCGAATATCTTCCGCAGATAGGCGATACGCGGCCAGTTTGTCGACATCGAGGATGATGTTAATCGCCCGCTGACGACCACCGACCAGCGTCACGGCACCAACGCCGTAGATTGTTTCCAGATTCTCTTTGACTTGCTTCTTCGCCAGTTCGGTCACTTCGCGCACATCGCGCTTGCCGCTGACGGCAATCGTCATGACCGGCGCGGCATCGACGGCGAACTTATCGACCAGCGGTGTTTCGGTTCCGGCAGGCAGGCGATTGATGATCGTCGAGACCTTGTCGCGCACTTCTTGCGCGGCGACATCGCCATCTTTGGCCAGCTTGAAGGCGATGACGATCTGCGAAAAACCTTCCTTGGTCGTCGACTTGAGTTCGTCGATGCCCGAGATCGTATTGACTGCCTCTTCAAGTTCCTTGGTGACGCTCGACTCCATTTCCTCGACGCCGGCACCCTTGAGCGTCGTAGTAATCACGACGGTGGGAATGTCGACATTAGGAAACAAGTCGACGCCGAGGCGAGGATAGGCAGCAGCCCCCAGCACGACCGGCGCGAGGACCAGCATGCAAGTGAAGACCGGCCGACGAATGCAAAGTTCCCAGACAGTCATGCTTAGCGAGTCCCTGCGGAGTTCTGAGAATTGCGGGCCTGATCGACAGCATTCTTGCTGTTGACTTCAGGTGCGAGTTGTTCCATGTCGACCAGGTGCGAGGCAGGCATTACCTGCGGTGCGGCGACGGCCAACGGTTGCCGCACGCTAATGCGCGAGCCGTTGGCCAGTTGAGTTTGACCACTCGTGACGGCGACCGCCTGCGCGGGAAGGTCGCCGATGACTTCGACCCAGCCTGCATCGCGCACGCCCAGGGCCACCGGCACATCGCGAACGGTGTCGCCATCCTGACAGAAGATCTTGGTCACACCCGCGTAAGTAATGACTGATTCAGCGGGGGCCATGATTGCCTGGTCTGCGGTGCGGGTCACAATCGCGCCCTTGGCGAAACAGCCGTGCTGCAGGCGGTGATCGTTATTCGGCACATACGCTTCGATTTCAAAGGTGCGACTTTCGGAGTCAATCGTCGGGCTGATGCGGGCGATGCGGGCTTGAAAGACATCGTTGGGATATGCTTCCACGCGCACTTCCACCGCCTGGCCCAGTTGCAATTCGCTGGCATAACGCTCAGGAACGGTCGCGCGTAGTTTGAGCGCGTCGTCGATGACCAATTCGAGCAACGGTGAAGAACCGGCAGTGGCAAGCTCGCCAGCAGTGGCCATGCGCTTGGCGACCACATAGCCCACGCCTTGCTGCTGCAGTTCTTTGACGGAAGGGAAGTCGCTGGGAGGAGCGGTGATTCGCGTCTCGGCCAATTGCCGCTGTGCCGTTTCGAGCACCGACTGCGAATAGCGAACCGCTGCCATCGTGGCGCGAATGTCGAGCTGTGTTTGCAGCAGCGTCGACTCTTCCACACGGAGATCGGTCTCCGCTTTCTCGAACTCTTCGTTGGTGCCGGCATTCTTTTGAAACAAGTTGCGGAACCGCTCGTAACGGCGGCGGGCATTATCGACGAGCAATCGCCCGCGGATCATGCTGGGCAACTGCTCCGCATCGAACTGACCTTTCGGCATCTCCGTAAGGCCCAGCTTCGAGAGTTCCTTTTCGAGTGACCGCTGAGCTTCATCGAGCGCCAGTTTGAAATCGGTCGGATCGAGCTCGACCAGCACCGCGCCAGGCTTGATGCGGTCGCCGACGTCGACGAGGACTTTTTCGATTCGCCCCGGCACCTTCGCGCTGATCTGGATTCGCTCCAATCCATGCAGCGTGCCGACCGCGGTGATGCGGCGCTGCACGGACCGCGTTTCGAGTGCGGCGACCGTGACGATCACCGGCTTCGGCGGCGCTGCCACAGCTGTTGGTTCGGGCTTGGCACCGTGCGAACCGCAGCCAACGAGCGGGATGGCGAGTGCAACAGCTGCCGCAGCGGTGATGAATACGGACGAGCGTCGTGAGACTGACATAGGTAGTTACTCAGGTCGGCAGGTGTCTTGAGTGGGGGCTAAGGCGATGCCTTGCAGGATTAAATCGGCGACGCGATTCCCGTCCGCAGCTGTAGCAGGGTCGCGCTTGCCGAGAAAATGAACGAGGACGGCACCGAAGAGCGACTGCTCGATGAAGTCCATCAAATGTTCGACGGGAAGTGACCGCAGAACCTTCTTTTGGACCAGGTCCGTAAAGTCGTCGCGCCAGCGGCAGGTCATTTCGTCGTCTTTGCGACCAAAGAACGTCGGGGACTCACGATCGCGGAAATGAGCCCGCTCTTGAATCATCAGTTCGACGAACTCCGGGTGATTGCGGAAGAACTTTAAGAACGCGATGACACCGGCTCTTAGGCGATCGAGCGGCAGCGCCTGTGCATCAGCCACTTGATTCACGGCATCCTTCAACCGCCGCAGACCAAGGTCAGCAGCCGCCAGGAAGAGTTTTTCCTTATTGATGAAGTGCCGATAAACGGTTCCCTTGCCAACTCCAGCCCGGTCGGCAATTTGCTGCACTTCGGTCGCTGCGAACCCTTGCCGGGCGAATAGTTCGACCGCTGCCGAAAGTATCTCGTCGGAGCGGCGCGAATGGGCTTCGTCGACTCGCAAGTCGTCGGCGGAAGTGCCAGTCGGTAATTGAGTTACATTCATCGCGAGTTCACAATCCACAAACCAATCGAGCGCCGGACGGACCGGTCCGCCCGCCTGAATATCATTCGAAATGCCGGGCAGAGCGTCAAGACCAATTTCCACTGCACCCCCGGCTTTGCTGCCACCCGCAACGGAATCGCGGCAATTTTGCCCCTCCCGCCGCGAGAACTTCGCCCATAGACTGAAGGATTACGCGCTGCCCAAGGAAGCAAATTTGGTCTCCGGGTGGCCTCTGTTTACGTTCGGACGCAGCCATGCGTCGCGCACCGCCGAGATCTGTCATGAAGCCGAAGAACCAAGTTGCTCCCGCTCCCACCGACTCTAAGGGGAGCTATGCCTTCGTCAGCTTGGGTTGCCCGAAGAACCTCGTCGATAGCGAGCGAATGCTCGGGCTGTTGAAGATCGATGGCTACGACCTCGTCGCCGATCCCGAAGGGACCGACTTCGTTGTCGTGAACACTTGCGGCTTCATCGAACGCGCGCGAACCGAGTCATTCTCGTCGATCGACGAAATGCTGGCCTTGAAGAAGGCCGGCAAGACGAAGGGGGTGATCGTTACCGGCTGTCTGGCCGAACGTCAGAAGGAAGACCTGCTCACCGAACGGCCGGAAATTGACTACCTCGTGGGCGTGTTCGGTCGCGAAGCCATTACCAAGGTCGCCGACCGGTTGGTGGGGAATCTCGAAGAGCAGCGAACCGTCTTTCAGCCCGCTCCGATTCGCGCGCTGTCGGATAAAGATCGCCTGCGGATCACTCCCAAGCATTTTGCGTTTCTGAAGATCAGCGAAGGCTGCGACCGGCTCTGCACGTTCTGCGCAATCCCCAAGATGCGCGGCAAGCACGCCAGCAAGGTCATGGAAGACGTGATTGCCGAGGCCGAACAATTGGCTGCTGACGGCGTGCGCGAGTTGATCATCGTCGCTCAAGACACCACCTATTACGGCATGGATATCTACGGCGAACCGCGGCTCGCGGAACTGCTGCGTAAGCTCGATGAAGTGCAGGGAATCGACTGGATTCGCCTGATGTACTTCTATCCGATGTACATCACCGACGAACTGATCGACGTGCTGGCCAATAGCCAGCGCATCATTCCTTACATCGACATCCCGCTCCAGCACGCCAGCGATCACATGCTGCGCCGCATGGCCCGCCGCGTTACCCGGCCCGATACCGAAGCCCTCCTGGCCAAGCTGCGGAGCAAGATCCCGAACCTTAGTTTGCGGACGACATTCATCACCGGCTTCCCCGGCGAAACCGAAGAAGACTTCGAAGAACTGTTGGCCTTTGCCAAGGCGCAGCGCTTCGAGCGGATGGGGGTCTTCACCTATTCCTTCGAGCCCGATACCCCGGCCGCGAACCTGCCCAATCATCTGAGCGAAGAAGAAAAAGAGTCTCGCCAGGTGCGGCTGATGGAAGTGCAGCAAGCGCACGCTTTTGCCTGGAATCAGGCCCAAATCGGCAAAACCATTCCCGTGATTCTTGACCAGCCCGTCGAAGGCGAGAAGAACGTCTGGATCGGTCGCAGCCAGGCCGATGCACCTGATGTGGACGGCCTGGTGTTCGTCACCGGCGATCGCATCAAGCTCAAGGCGGGCGATATCGTCCCCGTCGAAATCGTCGCCACGCAAGACTACGACCTGGTCGGTCTCGCCGCCGACAAACCGCTGAAGCGTCAACAGCCGGGGCGGATCCTTTCGCTCACCAGCAAATGAACGCCGCTGATCCCTCCTCGGTCGAGCCCCCCGTTGTCGACCCGCAGCCGCGATCCGCGCTGACCGACTCGCCGTGGTTCTGGGCCTATTTGTTCGGCACGGCGGCACTCATCGCCCTGTTCTTTGCCGGGGGCAAGTTCGGCCCGCGCCAAGCGCAGATCGAGCGCGAGTATCAGTCGCGCACCCGCGCGGCCCAGCAGCTCAACGGCCAAGAGCCCTCGATCAAACTCTCGACGCCCGAGCAAACAATGGTCACGCTCGAGCCGTTGTGGTATTTATTAGCTGTCGTGACCGTGATCGGCTGGTTTCTCTTCTGGCGATCGCGACGCGCGACAAACTCTTCTCCTCTCTCATCGACTCCCGCGAGCTCGCACCATGTGGATTCTGGACAATGAGTACAATCCCGCGCTCCTAGTGTTCTTGGCTGCCTTCGTTGCTCTCGTCGTCTTCGTCGCTTGGATCAAGACCGGCAGAAAAGAAGTCCTCTACCTCCTGGGCATGGTCATCGTGCTCGACGTCGGCCTCGTCATGTACGAGCGCTTCACCATCTCTGATCGTGAGGCCATTCAAGCGACACTGCTGCGCGTCGCGCGCGAGTTGGAAACCAACGACCGCGCTGCGGTCTACGCGGCCATTCATCCCAAGGCAGTGGACCAGCGGATGCAGGCCGAAGCGGAATTGCCCAAGTACACGTTCAGCGAATGCCGGATTACCAAGATTCACGAGACGAAGGTCGAAGGAAACCAGTCGCCCAAGAAGGCCACCGTCGAGTTCAACATCATCGCCTCGGGCTCTTTTCGCAGCGGGGCCGACGTGCTGGGCGAAACCAAAATCCCCCGCTTCATTCGCCTCTCGCTCGAGCAAGATACCGACGGCCAATGGAAAGTCACCGACTATTACCACGCTTCTCCCGAGCAGGCGATCATGCAGCAAACTGGAAATTCAGACTTTCCCAAGCCATAATTTCCCAAAATTATTAACGGCAAGTTAACCGCCGCTATCCAAAAAACAGCGTGACTTGATAGCACGCTCGGCTGATTTCACGCTAGTAAAAGCAGTGAATCTGAGGAATCTAGCATCTGTCTGACTAATTTTGTTGTTGCAGCCGATCTGAAATTTCGATAGAAGAAGATAACGCGTCAGCCCGGGCTTCACCGCCAACAGAACTCTATCACCCCTTAGGAGGTGACCGGTGAATCCCTTGATCCTTACCCTTGGCATCGCCCTTTCTTCCGTCGCGATCTCTCCTCGCGAAGATGTTGCTACTGAACGTGTTGACTTGGTTGAGGTTAACCACTTCTACGACGACCAAGGCCGCCTCGTTTTCGACCAGTTACTGTTCTACGACTGGAGCCACGACGACGCTCGCTACCAGCTGCGGGCCTGGCGAATGGTCAAAAACAGCTCGCAGTTGCCGCAACGCAATTGGCAAACGGGGGGCTATACCGCCGTCTGGCAAGACGGCGACATTCTTCGCAAGATCGACTCGCCCGCCACCCGCGAATCGTGGACGCAGTACGACCCCGAACTGACCGAACGAGAATTCCTGCCGAAAGAACGGCGGAAAGAACTCCGTTCCCCCTCGACCCTCGTGAAGGCCCGCACGCGCTAAGAAGTAGGCTAACTTGGGTGCCAATTGTTTTGCACAGCAAAACGACAGGCACCCATTTTCAAGTCTCAAACTAGTAGTCCGACTAGCGCTCAACGTCATCTGGTTAACCCACGTGCTTGCGCGGGTGAACTGCAAAACAAGCGAACTGCCAGTTCAACGGCCGCAAGCGGCCCGGTTAACCAAGTTTGGCAACCCGACATCCATCGGTAGCTCAGCCACTAGCCCACCATCAGCCTGTGACCGAATGCCGGGAGGTTTATCAACACCCCCCTTTTGCGTGCATCACATTCAAGCCATTCTGCGGCAACGATTTGCGCCCTATTTGCTCAACCTGAAATCATCCTATTTGTTGATTAACTGGTTGCTCTGGCCACTCATCTGCCCGGGGTCGGGAGGCTTTTCGGGCGAGTTGACCCTGTCTTTAGCCGCTCAACGACGGCCTGAGAATCCTCCTGAGCCCAGTCGAGTGAATGCCACAGTCGCGCTTCAGTTGGTTTTTCGGGCCAACCGTTAACGAAAAGCGGGCTGTCCAAACTCGCCCAAAAACCAACGCCGCCCCAGGTCGCACTGGCGTGACTGATTACCAGAAACCGTTCCTCGCGCTGGCGCGAATTTTCCCCGCCGCGTAGACACGCATCTTCCACCAAGTTGTCAAACAGCCGCTTAATTTATGACGACGTATTGCGCACTTGTCAATCATTTGCACAATATATTTTGGCAAAGCCCCACCTTGGTCAACCGGGCCGCTTGCGGCCGTTGAACTGCTGGTCCCAGTTGTTTGGCTCGAAGATAGTGATCTGATTTTCTCAGCGAGTCATGGCGGAGGCAGTTTGGAAGACAGCCCAATTCCAATAATTACTACCCCCATGATGAGCAGCAACACTCCGCCGATCCGCCCCCAGGTTGCTGAGACGTGAAAATTGTCCGCTCTCTTTTCGAAGTTAAGTGCTCTCAAGAAATCTTCGGTGGGCTGGAATTTCTTCCCAGCCATTGTCAGGCCTATTGAGCCAACAAACAGAAAAATCAAACCCACGAAAACGATTTGGAAGTTCATATAGGCCATTCTACTCGCGCAAGAAAAAGCCCCGCCAGAGTGACAGCGCTGAACGGCCACCTTAGAAACCACCCATGCCCACCACCCGCTCAGCCGCGCCGATCTTCGCAGCTTTTTTGCTGCTGCTGCCGGTGCTGTATTCGGGGAGCTATTTCGCCTTGGTAGCACCCGAGCGAGAAGGGTTCACGCATCATGGTGCGACTTATCCGTATCGCTACGGCGGCGCTCTGGCAGCAAGCGTGTATTGGCCGCTGGAGCAAATCGACCGCCGGCTAAGAGCCCAGGTTTAGGAGGATTGATTTTGGAGTTCGGTTTCCCTTGACTTGTCCCCTAGCCTCGGCAACTCTAGCAGGGCTTTCGCATAAGCGGTTAGAATCGATGGCGTTATTCAATGCGAAGGAAAGAGTATTCATGCAAGATTTCGTCACCGATTTAGTGATCAGAATCGGGGTAAAGCCCATCTGTTTTCTTGCGCTTCTTGCCCTCGGTTTAGCGATGCAGGCAGGTTATTCTCGGCTGCGTCGTCCCGCTAAGGATGCCGAGTTTGTTGGGAATTGGCGAGTGCCTGCGGGGCGCTGGATTTTAGGCGTAATCCTACTCGTCGTTTTCATCTATCTCGGTTATGTCATTTCGAGAGACCCATTGCAGTAAGTACTCGAAATGACCAATCGCGTGCCACTTATCATAGCCATCGTTTTGCTGCTGCTGCCGGTGCTCTATGTAGGGAGCTATCTGGCCAATGTGCGCCCCAGGCCTGTGCTAGTTCCCTTCACGCTTCCGTCGGGCAAGGTTGCCCGCCTAGTCTCGCATTACCGATTTGGAATCGAATACTCGGAACGAATCTATTGGCCGCTGGAACAAGTCGACCGCAAGCTACGGCCAAGGGCTTGGGTTGAAAACGAGACAGGCCCCTGATCAGCCAAGTCACTCATTCTTGCCCACCCGCTAGATTCGCGAGTGCGAAGCCCCAAGCTTAAAATGTCCCAATGCCCTCTACCCGCTCAGCCGCGCCGATCTTCGCAGCCGTATTGCTGCTCCTGCCGATGCTGTACGTGGGGAGCTATCTCGTATCGGTGCTTCCTCAGGGGAAGGTCGTTGTTTGTCCGGTAGTTGGTAGGCCGGGCCATAGTACTGCTCGCTTCACGCACTACCGCTGGGGATACTAACTACCGACTTCGCTATACTCGCCACTAGAAGAGATTGACCGCCAAATCCGTCCTGGTGCGTGGGGCAAGCCACCATCGCGATTGCATCCGTGACCTGACTAGTCCGGCAAAACCGGACACTACCCCGCTGACGCGCTTCTTGAATTTGGCCGGTCGATCTGCGAGACTGCGTGCGATTATCACTTGGCCGCCTCCTCTCGAATTTTTTCAGTGGCGGAAGGAGAGATCCATGTCTCAGCAAAGCATGCTCGGCGAGGTCACTCTGCAAGAGGTGTTTCTTCAAGAGATTGTGAAGTCGAGCGCCGTCGCTGAACTTCGCTCGCTGGAAGTGAAGTTCGTCGGCGATCGAATCATTCTAAGCGGTGTCGTTGGCTCGTATTATTACAAGCAACTCGCCCAGGAATTGGTGCGGAGCTCCGGCGAGGGTTTTGAAATCGAAAACGCGATTGCGGTTGAATACGACAAGTCAGTTACAACCAAAGACTTTGAATAACCAGCATGTTGCTCCTGCCCATGTTCACGAGATATATCATGGCGACATCGCCCCCGAGATTGTTGGTAGTCCTTTTGTCGGCAGCCCTCCTGGGCACGTTGGCAGCAAGTTCTGGCTGCAGGCCCGCCGCGCCAGAAGCTGGCGAAATGCCAGTGCCCAAGGTCACCACGACCGCGGTCGTCGCCCAGGAGACGCTCGATTCGGACGACTATACGGGGCAGACGGAAGCCTCGGAGATGGTTGATATCCGGGCGCGGGTGTTCGGCTATCTCAAGTCGATTGAGTTTAAGGACGGCGATTTCGTTACGGGCCCGGTACTGGGACCGAATGGCGAAGTCGAAAAAGAAGGGCAGATTCTGTTCACGGTCGAGCCGGACGAATACGAAGCAATTCACAACCAATCGCTCGCCCGCATCGATTTGAACCAGGCCAATCTCACACTGGCGAAAGCCAAGCTGGCCCGCAATGCCGCGCTCCTCAAATCGAGCGCTGTCAGCCGCGAAGAATATGAGGAGTCCGTGGCTGCGGTCGCATCGACCGAGGCGACGATCACCGCCGCGCGGGCCGACGCAAGTCGAACGGCGGTTGACCTGAAGCACACCGTGATTCGGGCCCCGATTAGTGGCCGCATCGATCGCGCCATGGTCTCCAAGGGGAGTTTGCTCACCGGTGGGCAGACGAACGGCACGCTGTTGACGAAGATCGTCAACGAAAATCCGATGTATGTTTACTTCGATGTCGATGAGCGATCGCTGTTGCGTTACATGCGCATGCGGGCGGCGACTCGTGAATCTGCCCCCGGCAGCTTGCGCGACCTGGATATTCGCGTTTATTTGCAATTAGCCGACGAAACCGACTACAAGCACGAAGGGACGCTCGACTTCATCTCGACAACAGTCAATCGCACAACGGGAACAGCTCGGCTGCGTGGCGTGTTCAAGAACGAAGATCGATCGTTGGCCGGCGGCCTGTTTGTGCGGCTTCGCATTCCAGTCAGCAAGCCCTATGAAGCACTGCTGATACCGGAGGCCGCACTCGCGACCGATCAGAGCGTG
Above is a window of Anatilimnocola aggregata DNA encoding:
- a CDS encoding efflux RND transporter periplasmic adaptor subunit, giving the protein MSVSRRSSVFITAAAAVALAIPLVGCGSHGAKPEPTAVAAPPKPVIVTVAALETRSVQRRITAVGTLHGLERIQISAKVPGRIEKVLVDVGDRIKPGAVLVELDPTDFKLALDEAQRSLEKELSKLGLTEMPKGQFDAEQLPSMIRGRLLVDNARRRYERFRNLFQKNAGTNEEFEKAETDLRVEESTLLQTQLDIRATMAAVRYSQSVLETAQRQLAETRITAPPSDFPSVKELQQQGVGYVVAKRMATAGELATAGSSPLLELVIDDALKLRATVPERYASELQLGQAVEVRVEAYPNDVFQARIARISPTIDSESRTFEIEAYVPNNDHRLQHGCFAKGAIVTRTADQAIMAPAESVITYAGVTKIFCQDGDTVRDVPVALGVRDAGWVEVIGDLPAQAVAVTSGQTQLANGSRISVRQPLAVAAPQVMPASHLVDMEQLAPEVNSKNAVDQARNSQNSAGTR
- a CDS encoding efflux RND transporter periplasmic adaptor subunit — its product is MPVPKVTTTAVVAQETLDSDDYTGQTEASEMVDIRARVFGYLKSIEFKDGDFVTGPVLGPNGEVEKEGQILFTVEPDEYEAIHNQSLARIDLNQANLTLAKAKLARNAALLKSSAVSREEYEESVAAVASTEATITAARADASRTAVDLKHTVIRAPISGRIDRAMVSKGSLLTGGQTNGTLLTKIVNENPMYVYFDVDERSLLRYMRMRAATRESAPGSLRDLDIRVYLQLADETDYKHEGTLDFISTTVNRTTGTARLRGVFKNEDRSLAGGLFVRLRIPVSKPYEALLIPEAALATDQSVKYVYVVGPDGTTRRQTVELGGTRGEMRIVTAGLKAGEHVIVKGLQRVKPGQKVDAELIAATSLH
- the rimO gene encoding 30S ribosomal protein S12 methylthiotransferase RimO codes for the protein MKPKNQVAPAPTDSKGSYAFVSLGCPKNLVDSERMLGLLKIDGYDLVADPEGTDFVVVNTCGFIERARTESFSSIDEMLALKKAGKTKGVIVTGCLAERQKEDLLTERPEIDYLVGVFGREAITKVADRLVGNLEEQRTVFQPAPIRALSDKDRLRITPKHFAFLKISEGCDRLCTFCAIPKMRGKHASKVMEDVIAEAEQLAADGVRELIIVAQDTTYYGMDIYGEPRLAELLRKLDEVQGIDWIRLMYFYPMYITDELIDVLANSQRIIPYIDIPLQHASDHMLRRMARRVTRPDTEALLAKLRSKIPNLSLRTTFITGFPGETEEDFEELLAFAKAQRFERMGVFTYSFEPDTPAANLPNHLSEEEKESRQVRLMEVQQAHAFAWNQAQIGKTIPVILDQPVEGEKNVWIGRSQADAPDVDGLVFVTGDRIKLKAGDIVPVEIVATQDYDLVGLAADKPLKRQQPGRILSLTSK
- a CDS encoding TetR/AcrR family transcriptional regulator translates to MNVTQLPTGTSADDLRVDEAHSRRSDEILSAAVELFARQGFAATEVQQIADRAGVGKGTVYRHFINKEKLFLAAADLGLRRLKDAVNQVADAQALPLDRLRAGVIAFLKFFRNHPEFVELMIQERAHFRDRESPTFFGRKDDEMTCRWRDDFTDLVQKKVLRSLPVEHLMDFIEQSLFGAVLVHFLGKRDPATAADGNRVADLILQGIALAPTQDTCRPE